The sequence TCGAGCGCACCCAGCTGCGCCGCACCGATATTGGCTTCGTCTACCAGTCGCACCGGCTGCTGCCGGAGTTCTCGGCGCTGGAGAACGTGATGATGCCGCAGATGATCCGCGGCCTGAAGAAGTCCGAGAGCGTCAAGCGCGCCAAGGAGATCCTCGGCTATCTCGGCCTCGGCGACCGCATCACCCATCGCCCCGCGGAGCTGTCGGGCGGCGAGCAGCAGCGTGTCGCCATCGCGCGCGCGGTGGCCAATGCGCCGCGGGTGCTGTTCGCGGACGAGCCGACCGGCAACCTCGATCCGCACACGGCCGATCACGTCTTCCAGGCCCTGATGCAGCTGGTCAAGGCGACCCATGTATCCATGCTGATCGCGACCCACAACATGGAGCTCGCCGGCCGCATGGACCGGCGGGTCTCGCTGTCGAACGGCCAGGTGGTCGAGCTCGAATAAAAAAACTGCGAAAACAACCCCATGCACAGTAGCCGGCCTGTTTCAGCCAGGGCCGGCCCGACGCCCGCCAGGCGTTTGATGTGTCGGGCAAAACGGCGCTGACGGAGCATCGCGGGCAGGTGGCTGTTTTACGGCCTGATCACCGTCAATTTGAACGGCCCGCCATTCGCCGCGGCATGCGCCACGGCCTCATTGGCATAGTTGAGGTCGAAGGCCGTCGTCTCGTATTCCTCCAGCCGCAGCAGGCCCGAGCGCACCAGCGCGATCAGGCGGGCCGCTGCGTCGGGCGGATACATCCAGACGCCGTGGATGCTGATGCAGTTGCGCATGATCCAGGGGTAGGGCAGCTCGAGCCCTGCGCCGCCGGCCATGCCGACGCCGCCCATCAGCACAACACGGCCGTAGGCGCGCACCGTCATGACCGCCGCGCGCACGACCGTCGGGCTCACCGAGGGCGGCATGATGTCGAACACGCAGTCGATCGGCCCCGGCGCGGCGCGCTTCATCGCTTCGCGGTCGTCGTCCTCAACTCCGGTGAGCCTGACCGGCTTCACACGGCTGCCGAAACGGCGGACGAGATCGGCGAGGATCCTTTCGTTGCGCCCTGGCGTCACCACGCAGGCCGCGCCCATCGCCAGCGCAACCGACACCGCCGCGCTGCCGAAATTGCCGGTGGCTCCGCTCACCAGCACGGTCTCGCCTGCTTGCAGGTTGGCGGCGAGGAAGCCGCCATAGGGCACCAGCAGCGTGCCCAGCGCGCACCACCGCGTGGCGTCCTCCGACGTGATCGTGCCGAGGCGTTTGACGTTCTCGGTCGGCACGCGCATCTGCTCGGCGAATGAGCCGTGACGAAAATGCTGTTGCAGGCGCATGCCGCCGGGGCCGGCGGCCGTGAGCCCCTGCAGGGCGATATCGGGTGCGACGGCGTCGTCGCGCGAGCGCACTGTCGGGTCGCAGAACACCCAGTCGCCGGCGGCAAGCTTGGTCGCGTCCGGGCCGATCGCCCGCACGCGGCCGATGCCGCCCGGCCCGGGGATAACAGGCAGGTCGAGCGCGTAGTTGCGTTCGCCGCTGAAGACCTCGTTCATGTAGGACAGCACCCGCGTGGCGACGACGTCGACGATGACCTCGCCGGTGCCGAGCACCGGGTCGGGGGCAGTCTCGATCGCCAGCGGCGAGCCGAAGGATTTGAGCACGGCAGCTTTCATGATGTTCACCTCAGGGACGGGTGAGGTGGATATGCTTCGCCCTTGAAGCGACAAGAAGGCCTGGTATTATCCTAGTATTATAGAGTCCCTCCATCGAGGACACCCATCATGGCCGATCCACGCCGCGTCGAATTCGGCGACTTCCTGAGGTCCCGCCGCGAGAAGCTGTCGCCGAAGACGGTCGGCCTGCCCGCCGGCCGGCGGCGCCGCACCGCGGGCCTGCGCCGCGAAGAGGTCGCCCAGCTCGCCGGCATCGGCGTCGACTGGTACATCCGCCTCGAGCAGGGCCGCACCGTCAGCCCATCGGTCACCACCATCGACGCGCTGGCCCGCGCGCTGCGCCTCTCAAAGACCGAGCACGCACACCTGAAGGCGCTGGCGCGCGACGGCGACAAGCGCGCGTTCGTGCCGGAGGTCGTGCCGCCGTCCATCCGGCGGATGATCGAGAGCCTGAACCAGCCGGCCTACATCACCGGGCGGCGGTGGGACGTGCTGGCCTGGAATGACCCCGCCGAGGAGGTCTTTGCCTTCGGTCAGCTGCCCGAGCAGGATCGCAACACGCTTCTCCTCATGATGACCAACAGGCAGACGCGCAAGCGTTACGGCGCAGGCTGGGCCGATGTCGCCAAGGCCATGGTCGCGATGTTTCGCGCCACCCACGACGTCTGGGCCGGCGATCCCGCCTTCACCGAGCTGCTCACGCGGCTGCGCGAGGGCAGTCCGGAATTCGTCAAATGGTGGGAAGCGCACGAGATCCGCAGCACCATGTCGGGCCGCAAGACCATGAACCATCCCACCCTCGGCGTGCTGCATTTCGAGCACACGAGCTTTCAGGCCAATGACGATCCCGCGCTGAAGCTGGTGATTTACACGCCGGTGTAGGCCGGAGGTTGAGGCCGGCTGTCAATTTCCGGCCGTGAGCGAACAGCACTGCGATCCATCGGTGACCAGACCGGGCGTCATCGATCGATCCGGGAGGGCGGATGTCGTGCCTTACTTGATCAACGCAACCGCTCGTCGAAATTCTGCGTGCTCGGCTGTCTCAAGCCATTCGAAGACGGCCATCTCCGTTGTCACGATTTCCGCGCCATGCCGTTCCATGCGGCGGATTGCAGTCTCCTTGTCTTCTGGACGTCGCGAGCCCAGGGCGTCGCGCACCACATAGGTCTTCCGCGAGGCTTGCAGCAGGCCGAGCACGGTTTGCTGGACGCAGACATGCGCCTCGCAGCCGGCGATGACGATGTGGCCGTCGGCGGGAACGCGGTCGAGAAAACCTTCCTCGCGGCAGGCGTCGAAGAACTGTTTGTGGACCAGCCGATCCTGCTCGACGGCCAGGCCGGCGACAGTCGGTCCGAGGCCTTTGGAATTCTGCTCGGTGTACAAGCGGGGGACGTTAACGAGCTTCGCCGCTTCGATGAGGCGCTTCGTATTCAGAATGGCGGCCTCACCGTCGTGAATGGCGGGCATCAGCCGCGACTGGACGTCGACGACGAGCAGGAGCGAGCGCTTCCGGTCGATCGTGAGCATGGTGTCACCGTTCCGATAGGTGGGCGATGCGGTCCTTCACGTAAGCCTCCATCAGGTCAGGCGCGGACGCACCGAACATCCGGATGCGGCCGGTGTGCAGCAACAACAGCAGTCCGGTGGCATGGGCAAAGCAATCGACCATCAGCAGATTGGCCCTCTGCCGTGAGGCGCCGAGTTCGATCGCGCCGTCGGCGATCGGGCGCAGGGCCGACTCGAGAGCCGCATTCAACATCTCGTCGCGTTCATGTCCAAGACCTGCCGGCTTCATGCCGCCGCGGAACAGGTAGAAGCCGAGGTCCAGGTCGCGTGGATTGTCCGCGTAGAACCGGAAGAACGACATGGCGGCGGCCTTCAGCCGCAGCGCCGGTGACTTCGCCTGCGCGACCGCTCGGCTGACGGCGGCGCCGAGAGAGGCGAGGGATCCCTTCAACACCTCGGCGTAGATCGCCTCCTTGGATTCGAAGTGGAAGTAGAGCGCGGCCGGCGTGTAGCCTGCGCGGACGGCGATGGACCGAAGGCTAGCGCCCTCCAGCCCTTCCTCCGCGAAGACCTGCTTCGCCGCATCCAGGATGAGTTCCCGCTTGTGTCCGCTGACCGCCTCGCGCCGGCTTTGCCGCTTTTCGACCATTCGCCCCTCGAATCCCGCTTGACATCAATTCTAACAGCGTTAAATAATCTAACAATGTTCAATTATTCAAACAAGAGGGAGTGGCGTCATGATGATGTCGGGTGCCGACTACCGGGAATCCCTTCGCGCCTACAAGCCGCGGGTCTTCGTCAATGGCAGCGCCGTGGAAAGCGTCGCCGACGAGCCGCTGCTCGCGCCGGGCGTCGCCGGCGTCGGCGTTACCTACGATTTCGCCCTCAAGCACGAGCACGTGCCGATCATGACGGCGCGGCAGGGCACCTCCGGCAAGATCGTGAACCGGATGCTGCACATCAACGAGACCTCGCAGGACCTACTGTTCAAGCTCGAGGCCGTCCGCCTGGTCTGCAAGACCGTCGGCTGCGCGCAGCGCTACCTCACGCACGACGCCCTCAACGGCATCTTCCAGTCCACGAAGCTGACGGATGACCGTCACGGCACCGACTACAGCCAGCGCTTCCTCGCTTACCTGCACGACATCCAGGACCGGGATCTGACGCTTGGCGTTGCGATGACGGACGCCAAGGGCGACCGCTCGAAGCGTCCGGGCGCGCAGGTCAATCCGGACGTCTACGTGCACATCAAGGAGCGCCGTCCGGATGGCATCGTCATCCGCGGCACCAAAGCCATCGTCACCGGCGCGCCCTATATGCACGAATTCCTCGTCATGCCCTGCCGGACCCACAATCCGGAGGACAAGGATTTCGCGGTGTGCTGCGCGGTGCCGTGTGATGCGCCCGGCGTTACCATCATCTCGCGGCCCGCCGGCCGTCCCGGCGAGGCGTCGGCCAAATTCTCGGCCAAGTACGGCCAGTCGGTCGGCGTCGTCATGTTCGACGACGTCTTTGTGCCGCACGATCGCGTCTTCCTAGCGGGCGAGACCGAGGAGGGTGGCTTCCTCACGACGTCCTATGCGACCCACCACCGGCACTCCTGCATCGGTGCCCGCGCCGGGTTCGGCGATCTCTTGATCGGCGCGGGCGCGCTGATGATCGAGGCCAATGGGCTCGACATCGATCGCCACGCCCATATCCGCGAGGCGATGGTCGAACTGATCACCATCACGGAGAGCTTCTACGCTTGCGGCGTGGCTTCGTCCGTGTACTGCACGAAGGATCCGGCCGGATCGGTGATGCCTGACGCGGTGTTCTCCAATATCGGCAAGCTGCTGCTCGCCACCAAGATCTACGACATGCACCGCGTCGCGCACTACGTCTCGGGCGGCCTGATCGTCGCCCTGCCGGGTCCGGAGGAGGACCACAACCCCGAGACCAAGGCGTCGCTTGCCGCGGTCATGGGCGGCCGGCCGGACGTCCCCGCCGACAAGCGGGCCGAAGTTGCCCGCTTCATTGAGGACCTGACGGTGTCGCACGAAGCCGGCTGGTACTCGGTGATCTCGCTGCACGGCGGCGGCTCGCCGGAAGCGATGAAGCGCGAGATCTGGCGCAACTACCCGGTGATGGAGAAGATCGAGCTGGTCGAAGGTCTTCTCGACCGCGGCATTCTCGATGAGGGGCGCCGCGTCTCGAAGCAGCCCGGCCGCTGCTGTGCAACCGGCTGCCAGGTGCCGGAGCCTCCGCAGCACGCCGCTCTGCCGGCGCTCGAAGGCGCCGCCAAATAGCTGCTCGGCTTTCGCGAGCCAACTTTCACCTACGTTCCGTGGACGGCGGGCGATCGTAGATCGCCCGCAGCTTCCGAGGTGTGTCATGAGCAGTTCGTATCGCACAGTTTACGATGGCTGGAAGGCGGATCCGGTCGGTTTCTGGAGGGCGGCTGCCGCCGACATCGACTGGTTCTCGCCGCCCACCGAGATCTACCGTCCAGACATCAAACCGTATGGACGTTGGTTCGCCGACGGCGTTTGCAACACCTGCCACAATGCTGTCGACCGCCACGTCGTCAGCGGCCGCGGCGAGCAGGCCGCGATTGTCTACGACAGCGCCGCCACGGGCATCAAGCGCACGATCACCTATGCCGAGCTTCTGCGCGAGGTGCAGACCTGCGCGCTGATGCTCGAGGATCTCGGTGTCAAGCGCGGCGACCGCGTCCTTCTGTACATGCCGATGGTGCCGGAGGCGTTGTTCGGCATGCTCGCCTGCGCGCGGATCGGCGCCGTCCACTCCGTCGTGTTCGGGGGCTTCGCGGCACCCGAGCTCGCGGCGCGGATTGATGACGCCAAGCCGCGCGTCGTGCTTTCCGCATCATGCGGAATCGAGGGCAGCCGGGTGGTCGAGTACAAGCCGCTGCTCGACACGGCCATCGAGCTTGCCAGGTCCAAGCCGGACGCCTGCGTGATCCTGCAGCGTAGCCAGGCCAAGGCGAAGCTGGCTCTCGATCGCGATCACGACTGGCAGGCGGCAACGACGCGAAAGGCGGCCGAGCTCCGTGCCGGCCGCAAGTCGGAGTGCGTGCGGCTCGGCGCGACCGATCCGCTCTACATCCTCTACACCTCGGGGACGACCGGCAAACCCAAGGGCATCGTGCGCGACAACGGCGGCCACCTGGTTGCGATGCGCTGGACGATGTCGGCGATCTACGGCATGTCGCCAGGCGAGATTTTCTGGGCGGCCTCCGACGTCGGCTGGGTCGTCGGTCACAGCTACATCACTTACGGGCCGCTGATCACCGGCTGCACGACCGTACTCTATGAAGGCAAGCCGGTCGGCACGCCCGACGCCGGCGCGTTCTGGCGCGTGATCGCGGAGCACGACGTGAAGGTGCTGTTCACGGCGCCGACCGCTATCCGGGCGATCCGAAAGGAGGACCCACCAGGCAAACTGCAGGCTGACTACAACCTGAAGGGCCTCCGCGCGCTTTTTCTCGCGGGCGAGCGCGCCGATCCGGAGACGGTGCGGTGGAGCGAGGAGACGCTGGGCGTGCCCGTGATCGATCACTGGTGGCAGACGGAGACCGGCTGGTCCATCGCCGCCAATCCGATAGGTCTCGGCATGCTGCCCGTGAAGCACGGCTCGCCGTCGGTCCCCATGCCCGGTTACGATCTGGAGATTCTGGATGCGGAAGGCCGCAGTCTTGGCACCGGCGAGATGGGCGAGATCGCGCTGAGGCTGCCGTTGCCGCCGGGAGCCGCAGTCACGCTGTGGAATGCGAACGATCGATTTCATGAGAGTTACCTGTCGCGCCATCCGGGCCACTTCAGCACTGCTGACGCGGGCTACATCGACGCGCATGGCTATGTGTGGGTGCTCGGCCGCACTGACGACGTCATCAATGTTGCCGGCCATCGCCTCTCGACCGGCGCAATGGAGGAGGCGATCGCGTCCCACGCCGCAGTCGCCGAGTGCGCCGTCGTCGGCTGCAAGGACGAACTCAAGGGCGAACTGCCATGCGGCTTGATCGTCCTCAAGAGCGGCGTCCAAGCGAGTCCCGAACGGGTCAGCGAAGAAATCGTTGCCATCGTTCGACAGCAAATCGGGCCGCTAGCGGCTCTGAAACGCGTCATACCGGTCGAACGACTCCCCAAGACACGCTCGGGCAAGATTTTGCGGTCGACGATCAAACGAATCCTGGACGGCGATACGTTCGACGTTCCCTCCACGATCGAGGATTCCTCGGTGCTCGGCGAAATCGAACGAGTCGTTCGCGGCTAGGAATAGCGGGCGTATTGCGGGCGCATGCCGCCAAGGCGGCACTGCTTGCCGGAATGGGGGGCCGGCACATCGCGCACCGCGAGAGGCTGGGTGCCCACGAGATCCGCAGCACCATGTCGGGGCCTCAAGACCATGAACCATCCGACCCTCGGCGTGCTGCATTTCGAGCACACGAGCGTTCAGGCCAATGACGATCCCGCGCTGAAGCTCGTGATTTACACGCCGGTGTAGGAGGGGCCATTGCCAGAGAAACGTGGCGGATAGCCGCCCGTGCCTTCGTTTTGCTGACACGAAGCTGACACGCCCCGCAATATCGCGTGTATTGTACGCACGATGCTCTTGTCAATTGAGTGCGCGCGAGTAGGATTGGCTGGCCCTGCACTTCGAGGACGTCGTCATGAGGTCTTTGTCTCGCCTGGCTCTTGCCTGCTCCTGCATTGCGCTGTTGACGTGCGGCGCAGGCGGCATAGGCGTCTCGCAAGCTGCGACGTCGGCGAGCAGTTCTGCCACAACGCTTCCCGCCGTCACGGTCGAAGCACCGAGCCAGACACCGAGGCTCCGCAAGCCGATCCGGCATCCCGCCGCTGCCCGCAGGGCCGTGCCGCGCCGGTCATCGCCGACCACTGAAACGTCGGTGACCGCAATATTGGCGGCGCCGACGCCGGTCATGACCAAGCTCGCAAAGCTCGAAAGCATCTCCGGCAGTTGTGTCGACGGTTGCCAGACGAGCTTCAGGACCGGCAATGCGCCCTGGCGCGGATGCTCGTCGTCCGGCTGGCCGGCGTTGTCGACAACGTGCCGGAACGTCTACCATTTCAAGACCTACGCCGAGTGCTCGGGTACTGGACTGTTGCTGGGCTGGCAAAGTCGCGAAATCACCTGGTACTGCACCAGCCTGGCCCTGAAGTAATTCGTGACCAAGCTCGCGATTTCCGATGGCTATGCCAGCCGGAGCGTGTTCACCGATCCTGGCTCTTGGGCAGGCACAGAGGTCTAGCATCCGCTTTCGATGGCGACCGTCGCTGGTCAACCGACGGTCTAATGTGGAACGATCGCGGAAGACTGGTCGAATTGCGCGATCCGCTTGTCCAGGCGCCACAACTCGATGCGATGGAGCAGGACGAGCGAAGCCGCCTGACGTTTGGCCTCCTCGTCGTCGCCGCAGACGATGTTGATGCAGCCGAAGACGCGACCGTCGGGATCGATCTGGAAAGCCCGGTAGTGCTTGACGGGCCCCATCATCGTCCTCCGCGCCTCTGGATGCCGGATGGGTACAACCAATCCGTCAGGCTTGAGGCCATTTCGTTCTGCTTCGCGCTCCGCAGCAACATGTCCCGCGCCGTGCCCGCCGGCATGCGACGAGCGCGCTCGCGGGCGATGTCCGCCGCGGCCAACAGCCGCTCCTGAAGAGATGTTGTCTGGCGCTTTCGATTGCGTTTGACCGCCATGAGATGCTCACGATGAAGTCCACTCGGTCGGCCCGTCCGACACCAAGGGTTGAGAGGCTTGGGAGAGAGGCCGGCAAGCCAATAGCTTCCGGCTGAACGGCGGGTTCCGGCATTTCCATAGGTTAATGCCAGGCTCGAATATGCTTGAGATGACGTACGTTGAGCCGAGCCGAGCCGTCGCCTTCGCTGCCCTCGTGGCCCGTGTGGCCGATTCAATGCTTCAGCGTCTCAACCTCGAAGGTGAACTTGACTTGCATCACGGGACCGCCGGCGTCCCGGACCTCGATCGCCATGCGGTGCGTGCCATTCACGGGAGCGGACGAGCAGGCAGACTCTCGCGCCATGTCGACCAATGACCTGGCAGCCTCGACCTGGGCTGCGCGAAGGCCGGAAAGCTCGAGGCCTTCCTCGTCGGGCGCCAATTCATCTTCATCGCGAAGATCGAAATAATAACGTGGCATTCTGATCTCCGATGCCAGTCGCTCAAGGGCGGTCCGCGCCACGACCTTTCATATTGCGCGTTGTTGGCCGTTCTGTGCCGATCGGCAGCAAGCCGCCAGCACGCGCCGTAAGCGAGCGGATTGAGCGTGCTCTACCGCCAATCAGCGGAACCGTTCCGCCTGAAGGCGTTTAGCGCTTCGCATCGGCCTCATCGCGCGAAGCCCCCGATGCGTCCGCTTTAACATAAGCTAATGGCATCACACTCGTTCCTCGGGACGAACGCAAGGCCGTGCGAATTTCTAACAGGTCAGACAGTGCTGCTGTCTGAAACATGGCGGCCGTCTTGGGCCGCCATAAGTCGTCGGCCGCAGGAGCGTTCACTTTGCCCGGTAGAGCCGAAGATAGCCCGGCGAGTACATCGCTGCATTCTTGAGCGCTCCGAGATCTCCGATCGTCAGGGTCCGGTCCTTCAGGACGATCAGGCCGGACGCGCGCAATTCCTGGATCGTGCGGTTGGCATGAACCACCGACAGGCCGGTCGCGTCGGCCAGATCGGTCTGGGTCACCGGAAGCGCGCAGGAATTGCCGTCGATCAGGCCCACGGCTCGCAGCCGTTCGAAGATTTCGCAGAACAGATGGGCCACGCGCTCGAAGGCCGATCGCCGGCCGAGGTTGACGATCCATTCACGCTGGATCGCGCTGTTCAGCAGCGTCTCGCACATGAAGGCTTCGGCCAGCGTGCGGTTGGCCGCCATCAGCTGTTCGAAGCGCGCGCGCTTGATCTCGGCATAGGCAACCGGCGTCGCTGTCGTGATCGAATGATCGATGGTGGGCAGGAGATAAGCTTGGGCGTCGCAGGTCTCGCCCGGCAGGATGAAATTGACGATCTGCCGGCGCCCATCCTCCAGCGTCTTGTGGCGAAACAGCCAGCCCGAGAGCACGATGCGGACGCTGTCGATCGGATCGCCTTCCCCGATCAGGTCCTCGCCCGGCCCGGCACGCAACAAACCCTCGAGGATGGCATGCTCCAGCGCAGCGGCGTCCTCATCGGACAGGGGGCGCAAGGCGTTGAAGCGGCGGAGGACCGCCTGCGCCACACCGCCATCGGTCCCGTGAGTGCGCATCATCCCTCCAGCGACGGCGTATGGAAGGTTCGCCTGGTCAGAGGGATCGCGATCAAGCACATGAGGCCGGACGCATTGAACGACATGGTCGTCTGTCCCTTCAACTCGAACGCAAGGGTGCGCTCTAGAAGCTCGGTGCCAAAACCCTTGCGCG is a genomic window of Bradyrhizobium sp. CB1717 containing:
- a CDS encoding TetR/AcrR family transcriptional regulator — its product is MVEKRQSRREAVSGHKRELILDAAKQVFAEEGLEGASLRSIAVRAGYTPAALYFHFESKEAIYAEVLKGSLASLGAAVSRAVAQAKSPALRLKAAAMSFFRFYADNPRDLDLGFYLFRGGMKPAGLGHERDEMLNAALESALRPIADGAIELGASRQRANLLMVDCFAHATGLLLLLHTGRIRMFGASAPDLMEAYVKDRIAHLSER
- a CDS encoding 4-hydroxyphenylacetate 3-hydroxylase N-terminal domain-containing protein → MMMSGADYRESLRAYKPRVFVNGSAVESVADEPLLAPGVAGVGVTYDFALKHEHVPIMTARQGTSGKIVNRMLHINETSQDLLFKLEAVRLVCKTVGCAQRYLTHDALNGIFQSTKLTDDRHGTDYSQRFLAYLHDIQDRDLTLGVAMTDAKGDRSKRPGAQVNPDVYVHIKERRPDGIVIRGTKAIVTGAPYMHEFLVMPCRTHNPEDKDFAVCCAVPCDAPGVTIISRPAGRPGEASAKFSAKYGQSVGVVMFDDVFVPHDRVFLAGETEEGGFLTTSYATHHRHSCIGARAGFGDLLIGAGALMIEANGLDIDRHAHIREAMVELITITESFYACGVASSVYCTKDPAGSVMPDAVFSNIGKLLLATKIYDMHRVAHYVSGGLIVALPGPEEDHNPETKASLAAVMGGRPDVPADKRAEVARFIEDLTVSHEAGWYSVISLHGGGSPEAMKREIWRNYPVMEKIELVEGLLDRGILDEGRRVSKQPGRCCATGCQVPEPPQHAALPALEGAAK
- a CDS encoding isochorismatase family protein: MLTIDRKRSLLLVVDVQSRLMPAIHDGEAAILNTKRLIEAAKLVNVPRLYTEQNSKGLGPTVAGLAVEQDRLVHKQFFDACREEGFLDRVPADGHIVIAGCEAHVCVQQTVLGLLQASRKTYVVRDALGSRRPEDKETAIRRMERHGAEIVTTEMAVFEWLETAEHAEFRRAVALIK
- a CDS encoding AMP-binding protein, which codes for MSSSYRTVYDGWKADPVGFWRAAAADIDWFSPPTEIYRPDIKPYGRWFADGVCNTCHNAVDRHVVSGRGEQAAIVYDSAATGIKRTITYAELLREVQTCALMLEDLGVKRGDRVLLYMPMVPEALFGMLACARIGAVHSVVFGGFAAPELAARIDDAKPRVVLSASCGIEGSRVVEYKPLLDTAIELARSKPDACVILQRSQAKAKLALDRDHDWQAATTRKAAELRAGRKSECVRLGATDPLYILYTSGTTGKPKGIVRDNGGHLVAMRWTMSAIYGMSPGEIFWAASDVGWVVGHSYITYGPLITGCTTVLYEGKPVGTPDAGAFWRVIAEHDVKVLFTAPTAIRAIRKEDPPGKLQADYNLKGLRALFLAGERADPETVRWSEETLGVPVIDHWWQTETGWSIAANPIGLGMLPVKHGSPSVPMPGYDLEILDAEGRSLGTGEMGEIALRLPLPPGAAVTLWNANDRFHESYLSRHPGHFSTADAGYIDAHGYVWVLGRTDDVINVAGHRLSTGAMEEAIASHAAVAECAVVGCKDELKGELPCGLIVLKSGVQASPERVSEEIVAIVRQQIGPLAALKRVIPVERLPKTRSGKILRSTIKRILDGDTFDVPSTIEDSSVLGEIERVVRG
- a CDS encoding helix-turn-helix transcriptional regulator; this translates as MADPRRVEFGDFLRSRREKLSPKTVGLPAGRRRRTAGLRREEVAQLAGIGVDWYIRLEQGRTVSPSVTTIDALARALRLSKTEHAHLKALARDGDKRAFVPEVVPPSIRRMIESLNQPAYITGRRWDVLAWNDPAEEVFAFGQLPEQDRNTLLLMMTNRQTRKRYGAGWADVAKAMVAMFRATHDVWAGDPAFTELLTRLREGSPEFVKWWEAHEIRSTMSGRKTMNHPTLGVLHFEHTSFQANDDPALKLVIYTPV
- a CDS encoding zinc-binding alcohol dehydrogenase family protein, with the translated sequence MKAAVLKSFGSPLAIETAPDPVLGTGEVIVDVVATRVLSYMNEVFSGERNYALDLPVIPGPGGIGRVRAIGPDATKLAAGDWVFCDPTVRSRDDAVAPDIALQGLTAAGPGGMRLQQHFRHGSFAEQMRVPTENVKRLGTITSEDATRWCALGTLLVPYGGFLAANLQAGETVLVSGATGNFGSAAVSVALAMGAACVVTPGRNERILADLVRRFGSRVKPVRLTGVEDDDREAMKRAAPGPIDCVFDIMPPSVSPTVVRAAVMTVRAYGRVVLMGGVGMAGGAGLELPYPWIMRNCISIHGVWMYPPDAAARLIALVRSGLLRLEEYETTAFDLNYANEAVAHAAANGGPFKLTVIRP
- a CDS encoding Crp/Fnr family transcriptional regulator — encoded protein: MMRTHGTDGGVAQAVLRRFNALRPLSDEDAAALEHAILEGLLRAGPGEDLIGEGDPIDSVRIVLSGWLFRHKTLEDGRRQIVNFILPGETCDAQAYLLPTIDHSITTATPVAYAEIKRARFEQLMAANRTLAEAFMCETLLNSAIQREWIVNLGRRSAFERVAHLFCEIFERLRAVGLIDGNSCALPVTQTDLADATGLSVVHANRTIQELRASGLIVLKDRTLTIGDLGALKNAAMYSPGYLRLYRAK
- a CDS encoding ABC transporter ATP-binding protein is translated as MEQQGAEDVPVIYLHEIKRQYLQGEVPLTILDGAKLALWAGQSVALVAPSGSGKSTLLHIAGLLEAPDSGEVYVNGAPTSQLPDIERTQLRRTDIGFVYQSHRLLPEFSALENVMMPQMIRGLKKSESVKRAKEILGYLGLGDRITHRPAELSGGEQQRVAIARAVANAPRVLFADEPTGNLDPHTADHVFQALMQLVKATHVSMLIATHNMELAGRMDRRVSLSNGQVVELE